From one Bacteroides fragilis NCTC 9343 genomic stretch:
- the hemN gene encoding oxygen-independent coproporphyrinogen III oxidase, producing MYTEIINKYNVPVPRYTSYPPANYFEPFTNARYLEAVQQSNQASERALSFYLHIPFCRHLCHYCGCNSYPMARPEIIESYVEALHQEIDLILPLLDKDRSIAQIHYGGGSPTAIPVALIKELNAHLLSSFPAIDRPEIAIECHPGYLSEKDWLQLTECGFNRLSIGVQDFNIEVLKTVNRRPSLLPMEDIFILLREKGISINLDFLYGLPKQTVENFTRNIEQAILLSPDRLVMFSYAHVPWINKRQLLLEKSGLPDNHEKQTMFDTAAGLLHKSGYQSIGMDHFVRPNDELSIAMQTKKLHRNFQGYCTRRTTAQVYGLGITAISQLESAYAQNTKDIPHYIKTISKGELSITKGYALSPTEQLTREVIETLMCNGCIDWRNLSKCLHVSVSTLKAATAYDEKKLSGFADDGLIYYTDDYLEMTTAGSAFVRNVAASLDKLMLHSPHSYSKPL from the coding sequence CTGGAGGCTGTACAGCAGTCGAATCAGGCTTCAGAGCGCGCATTATCGTTTTACCTGCATATCCCGTTTTGTCGGCACTTATGCCACTATTGCGGATGCAATTCGTATCCCATGGCACGTCCCGAGATTATTGAGTCATATGTAGAAGCTTTGCATCAAGAGATAGATCTGATTCTTCCCCTGTTAGATAAGGATCGGTCGATCGCGCAGATACATTATGGTGGTGGAAGCCCCACAGCCATTCCCGTTGCTTTAATCAAAGAATTGAATGCTCACTTATTATCATCATTCCCAGCCATCGACCGCCCTGAAATAGCCATTGAATGTCACCCAGGCTATCTCTCAGAAAAAGACTGGTTGCAACTTACCGAATGCGGCTTTAACCGTCTCAGTATTGGTGTGCAGGACTTTAATATCGAGGTACTGAAAACAGTCAATCGCCGCCCTTCTTTATTACCGATGGAAGATATATTTATCCTGCTACGCGAAAAGGGAATAAGTATCAACCTTGATTTTCTTTATGGTTTACCCAAACAAACTGTGGAGAACTTCACCCGCAACATAGAGCAGGCTATTCTTTTATCACCCGACAGACTGGTTATGTTCAGTTATGCCCACGTGCCTTGGATTAATAAGCGACAGTTGCTCCTGGAGAAATCAGGCCTACCCGACAACCATGAAAAACAGACAATGTTTGACACTGCTGCCGGACTATTGCATAAATCCGGTTATCAATCTATCGGAATGGATCATTTTGTACGCCCCAATGACGAGCTGAGCATCGCCATGCAAACTAAAAAATTACATCGTAATTTTCAAGGCTACTGCACCCGGCGTACTACCGCACAGGTATATGGTTTGGGCATAACCGCTATCAGTCAGCTTGAATCGGCTTATGCTCAAAATACGAAAGATATTCCCCATTACATCAAGACTATCAGTAAAGGCGAACTAAGTATTACCAAAGGTTATGCCCTTTCTCCAACCGAACAGCTCACCAGAGAGGTTATCGAAACCCTAATGTGCAATGGCTGTATCGATTGGAGAAATCTTTCAAAGTGCCTGCATGTATCGGTATCCACTTTAAAGGCTGCCACTGCCTACGATGAAAAAAAACTATCTGGCTTTGCCGATGACGGACTGATTTATTATACAGACGACTATCTTGAGATGACAACCGCAGGTTCGGCATTTGTACGCAACGTAGCGGCTTCACTTGACAAACTGATGCTCCACTCTCCACATTCATATTCAAAACCTTTATAA